A window of Desulfovibrio litoralis DSM 11393 contains these coding sequences:
- the flgN gene encoding flagellar export chaperone FlgN, with translation MNKQIYGILFRQYKALELLYELMQEEFTLLQERRSSEVSNLEFSIHELLRQIAGERLDLRNLLGDITLLDYANLLPEEEAEELRSLFHKIDKLEQTTARQATFNTEISLALLDQSQSMLSFLHDSFIPKNNTIYGDKGLVKEQRPEAVLFRGRL, from the coding sequence ATGAATAAGCAGATATACGGCATTCTTTTCCGCCAATATAAGGCACTTGAGCTTCTTTATGAACTTATGCAGGAAGAATTTACCCTTTTACAAGAAAGACGTAGTTCTGAAGTCAGTAATCTTGAATTTTCAATACACGAATTATTACGCCAGATAGCCGGCGAAAGACTTGATCTTCGCAATCTTCTTGGTGATATAACTTTACTTGATTATGCTAACTTACTACCTGAGGAAGAAGCGGAAGAGTTACGCTCCCTGTTTCATAAAATAGATAAACTTGAACAAACAACAGCAAGACAAGCAACTTTTAATACGGAAATATCTCTCGCTCTGCTTGATCAAAGCCAGTCAATGTTATCTTTTTTACATGACAGCTTTATTCCGAAAAACAATACTATCTACGGCGACAAAGGACTGGTTAAAGAACAACGTCCGGAAGCTGTTCTCTTTAGAGGGAGGTTATAA
- a CDS encoding SH3 domain-containing C40 family peptidase has protein sequence MHNLLKKISLICIFLLPLLTTSCAREKQGVDAGFPGSNQKAVNLNVKIDNPYPPIPIVCKDLKDYPQDLLYFAKHNKGYNLNAPLVSFAEQLSHDEKSNQRFLRAWKDLSKLPPAKEIFIGQRYLNPKRGFDKNKQPFSLATWANLEANCNVKAYPARTFNAITVKNTPLRLMPTYDPFLLSPNVYSDGAPFDYFQNSMLWLGTPVKVLHLSADGHWALLSTPAASGWTYVENITEVDESFEAEWRNSKWAAVIQDQVPLNFENKKIQEFGVKAQLGTILPIAKKGHKGSLTLKVPVKGSDGKAKIALANFHGDEAVVKPLALTPNNIARVGNAMIGQPYGWGGYKELRDCSATTKNLYAIFGMWLPRNSAAQASWGKVINLKGMTAQEKEAIIAKDAIPFKSLIWMPGHIGVYIGNHPKTKRPAFFHNVWGIRMKSGLNSVQVNPETNETLNEENAEDSDTCDVNIFNGRLIIGRAVVSSLAPGAELPQVASTNGLLDRIERIVILPEVENKTPVVSKKAVSKKKSKKKTKGNKAKSSKAKKSQKSSKNKKTSGKKK, from the coding sequence GTGCATAATCTATTAAAAAAAATAAGTTTAATTTGTATATTTTTACTGCCTTTATTAACAACTTCTTGTGCCAGAGAAAAACAAGGCGTTGATGCAGGATTTCCCGGTTCGAATCAGAAAGCAGTCAACTTAAATGTTAAAATAGATAATCCCTATCCGCCAATCCCTATTGTTTGTAAGGATTTAAAAGATTATCCTCAAGACTTACTTTATTTTGCCAAGCACAATAAAGGTTATAACCTCAATGCTCCTTTAGTGAGTTTTGCCGAACAGTTATCGCATGATGAAAAAAGCAACCAGCGTTTTTTGCGTGCTTGGAAGGATTTAAGCAAGTTACCACCAGCTAAAGAAATATTTATAGGACAACGCTATTTAAACCCAAAGCGTGGCTTTGATAAAAACAAACAGCCTTTTTCTTTGGCTACTTGGGCAAATTTAGAGGCAAATTGCAATGTTAAAGCCTATCCTGCTCGCACCTTTAATGCAATCACCGTTAAAAATACGCCTTTAAGGTTGATGCCCACTTATGATCCATTTTTATTGAGTCCAAATGTATATAGCGACGGAGCTCCTTTTGACTACTTTCAAAACTCCATGCTTTGGTTAGGCACGCCCGTTAAAGTCTTGCATTTAAGTGCTGATGGACATTGGGCTTTGCTTTCAACCCCGGCTGCCAGTGGTTGGACCTATGTTGAAAATATCACTGAGGTAGATGAAAGTTTTGAAGCAGAATGGCGAAACAGTAAATGGGCGGCGGTGATTCAAGATCAAGTTCCTTTAAACTTTGAGAACAAAAAAATCCAAGAATTTGGCGTAAAAGCACAACTCGGAACAATTTTACCTATCGCAAAAAAGGGACATAAAGGTTCGTTAACCCTTAAAGTGCCTGTTAAAGGCAGTGATGGAAAAGCAAAAATTGCTTTAGCTAACTTTCATGGAGACGAAGCTGTTGTAAAACCTTTGGCTTTAACTCCGAATAATATTGCCAGAGTCGGAAACGCCATGATTGGTCAGCCTTATGGTTGGGGCGGCTATAAAGAACTGCGTGATTGTTCGGCGACCACTAAAAATCTTTATGCGATTTTTGGTATGTGGTTACCTCGAAATTCTGCCGCACAAGCGAGCTGGGGCAAGGTTATTAACCTTAAAGGTATGACCGCTCAAGAAAAAGAAGCCATTATCGCCAAAGATGCTATTCCGTTTAAATCTTTAATCTGGATGCCGGGGCATATTGGCGTTTATATTGGTAACCACCCTAAGACTAAGCGACCTGCTTTTTTTCATAATGTTTGGGGAATTCGCATGAAATCAGGTTTGAATTCCGTTCAAGTCAACCCTGAAACCAACGAAACTTTAAATGAAGAAAATGCCGAAGATAGTGATACTTGTGATGTAAATATTTTTAACGGGCGTTTGATTATTGGGCGAGCTGTGGTTAGTTCTTTGGCTCCGGGGGCGGAGTTGCCTCAAGTTGCGAGTACTAATGGCTTATTAGACCGCATTGAGCGTATTGTGATTTTACCTGAGGTGGAAAATAAAACCCCTGTGGTCAGCAAAAAAGCTGTTTCCAAGAAAAAAAGCAAGAAAAAAACTAAAGGCAATAAAGCCAAAAGCAGCAAAGCTAAAAAATCCCAAAAAAGCTCAAAGAACAAAAAAACTAGCGGCAAAAAGAAATAA
- a CDS encoding radical SAM protein: protein MNKPVLKHTFALITHGCRVNQYESEAIIEAWLKAGWSQVEPDVAELIVLTSCAVTARAVSSARRACLALHQANPQAKMIFTGCAATLEEFMILSGDNINQDKKIEQPLLKTKLHASLRPEEKDLLLKLPELDFNLLEAQKTRRELFESQNKNALGQRVDLPFPAFKMHTRQRSRATIKIQDGCSHGCAYCIVPFTRGVSRSREFDDIINEAKALVNGGLSEIVLSGINLRQFKPSLWQLIPQLEQALVEFKPEKTLRIRLSSLDPAQLTTEALDCIANSRILVPHLHLSLQSGSAETLVRMKRGHYQPEQINDFIEKVSQIWSVFGLGADILVGFPAETEREWLENMCFIDKLPLSYAHVFPYSKRPGTLAATYPNQLKKDLIKERAKQMRDLIELKKQSFLKRLFDLKIAQALVFELNSSQLDKRNGKKGVSQFFVDCFWESSKQEQMAFEKTFGIANIIQTEIMRINDEVLIVKPLD, encoded by the coding sequence ATGAATAAGCCTGTTTTAAAACATACTTTCGCTTTAATTACGCATGGTTGCAGAGTTAACCAGTATGAGAGCGAAGCCATTATTGAAGCGTGGCTTAAAGCCGGTTGGAGTCAAGTTGAGCCTGATGTCGCTGAGTTGATTGTTTTGACGAGTTGTGCAGTAACAGCGAGAGCGGTCAGTTCAGCTCGTAGGGCCTGTTTAGCCTTACATCAAGCAAATCCGCAAGCTAAAATGATTTTTACGGGCTGTGCGGCGACTTTAGAAGAATTCATGATTTTATCAGGCGATAATATTAATCAAGATAAAAAAATAGAACAGCCCCTTTTAAAAACGAAATTACATGCGAGTTTAAGGCCGGAAGAAAAAGATTTATTGCTAAAACTCCCTGAACTTGATTTTAATTTGCTTGAAGCTCAAAAAACAAGAAGAGAGCTATTTGAAAGTCAAAATAAAAATGCTTTGGGACAAAGAGTTGACCTGCCTTTTCCTGCATTTAAAATGCATACACGCCAACGCAGTCGGGCAACGATTAAAATTCAAGACGGCTGTTCTCACGGTTGTGCTTATTGCATTGTGCCTTTTACTCGTGGGGTAAGTCGTAGCCGCGAGTTTGATGATATTATCAATGAAGCCAAAGCCTTAGTGAACGGCGGTTTAAGCGAAATAGTTTTAAGCGGTATTAATTTAAGACAATTCAAGCCGAGTTTATGGCAGTTAATTCCTCAATTAGAACAGGCTTTAGTTGAATTTAAACCGGAAAAAACCTTGCGTATTCGTCTTAGCTCGCTTGACCCGGCTCAACTTACCACAGAAGCCCTTGATTGCATTGCAAACAGCAGGATTTTAGTTCCACATTTACATTTGTCTTTACAAAGTGGTTCTGCCGAAACTTTAGTGCGTATGAAGCGTGGGCATTATCAACCTGAACAAATTAATGATTTTATTGAAAAAGTTAGTCAAATTTGGTCTGTCTTTGGTCTTGGTGCGGATATTTTAGTGGGCTTTCCCGCTGAAACAGAAAGGGAATGGCTGGAAAATATGTGTTTTATTGATAAGCTACCGTTAAGTTATGCCCATGTATTCCCTTATTCCAAACGCCCCGGAACTTTGGCGGCAACTTATCCGAATCAACTTAAAAAAGATTTAATTAAAGAACGTGCGAAACAGATGCGTGATTTAATTGAGTTAAAAAAACAAAGTTTTTTAAAGCGTCTGTTTGATTTAAAAATAGCTCAGGCACTTGTTTTTGAATTAAATTCAAGTCAACTCGATAAGCGAAACGGAAAAAAAGGCGTGAGTCAGTTTTTTGTTGATTGTTTTTGGGAAAGCAGTAAACAAGAACAGATGGCGTTTGAAAAAACTTTTGGTATTGCAAATATAATACAGACCGAAATTATGCGGATAAACGACGAGGTTTTAATTGTTAAGCCTCTTGATTAA
- a CDS encoding pyridoxal phosphate-dependent aminotransferase, translating to MSAVAKNIQEIIKNASWIRRMFEAGIALKKEFGEEAVCDFSLGNPDLAPPEIIAKELKRLSENATKPFAFGYMPNAGLPVLREALAKHLSKEQGVELTANEIIATVGAAGGLNTIFRTILEHGDKILGISPNFVEYGFYVGNYGGVFETVASKPDTFELDLEAIEKALTPKTKALMMNSPNNPTGQIYSAESLKALAAILKKKSAEFGYDIYLISDEPYRFLTYDNAIVPPILSIYSASMVVNSASKSLSLPGERIGFIALSPLMKERAELMAGLTLASRILGFVNPPVVGQYLMLAGLESQVDASVYARRRALMAEVLTKAGYEFFMPKGAFYFFVKAPNAQKGKLGDDVAFVNGPLLKEKILAVPGSGFNGAGYFRLAFCVDEAVIKRSEAGFKRALDSVK from the coding sequence ATGTCAGCAGTTGCAAAAAATATTCAAGAAATTATTAAAAATGCATCATGGATTCGTCGCATGTTTGAAGCAGGTATTGCTTTAAAAAAAGAATTTGGGGAAGAAGCGGTTTGTGATTTTAGCTTAGGAAACCCCGACCTCGCACCACCTGAAATCATTGCTAAAGAATTAAAACGCTTGTCGGAAAATGCGACTAAGCCGTTTGCTTTCGGATATATGCCTAATGCGGGCTTGCCTGTTTTGCGAGAAGCGTTGGCAAAACACTTAAGTAAAGAACAAGGTGTTGAATTAACTGCTAATGAAATTATCGCTACTGTTGGTGCGGCCGGTGGTTTAAACACTATTTTTCGTACTATTTTGGAGCATGGAGACAAAATTTTAGGTATTTCGCCAAACTTTGTTGAATATGGTTTTTATGTAGGTAATTATGGCGGAGTTTTTGAAACAGTGGCTTCAAAACCTGATACTTTTGAGCTTGATTTAGAGGCGATTGAAAAAGCCTTAACGCCAAAAACTAAAGCTTTAATGATGAACTCACCCAATAATCCAACAGGGCAAATTTATTCAGCCGAAAGCCTAAAAGCCTTGGCCGCAATATTAAAAAAGAAAAGTGCTGAATTCGGTTATGATATTTATCTTATTTCTGATGAACCTTATCGTTTTCTCACTTATGATAATGCGATTGTTCCGCCAATTTTAAGCATATATTCCGCCTCTATGGTTGTTAACTCTGCTTCTAAAAGTTTATCTTTACCCGGTGAACGTATTGGTTTTATTGCCCTTTCTCCATTAATGAAAGAAAGAGCCGAACTTATGGCGGGCTTAACTTTAGCTTCTCGTATTTTAGGCTTTGTAAATCCGCCGGTTGTGGGACAATATCTCATGTTAGCCGGCTTGGAATCGCAGGTTGATGCCTCTGTTTATGCTCGTCGCAGGGCATTAATGGCAGAAGTTTTAACCAAGGCAGGTTATGAATTTTTCATGCCGAAAGGTGCGTTTTATTTCTTTGTTAAAGCACCTAACGCTCAAAAAGGCAAATTAGGCGATGACGTGGCTTTTGTGAATGGACCTTTATTAAAAGAAAAAATATTGGCTGTGCCGGGTTCTGGCTTTAATGGTGCGGGTTATTTTCGCTTGGCTTTTTGTGTTGACGAAGCGGTTATTAAACGCTCGGAAGCCGGCTTTAAAAGAGCATTAGACAGCGTTAAGTAG
- a CDS encoding ABC transporter ATP-binding protein translates to MSNILELNDVTIRFGGITAVKELTMNVPKDKIIGLIGPNGAGKTTVFNLISGFYKPTEGEIFFKQEKISEKSTHEICGRGVARTFQNIRLFTNQTALENVMVGGHVRRKYAWWTIPLCLPSAMKEEREIRRNAYELLERLSLAEYADELATSLPYGAQRRLEIARALATQPKLLLLDEPAAGMNPQESLELLDFIKEIRSEFDLSILLIEHDMKVVMGVCEHIWVLEYGSLIANGNPHEIQKNPAVIAAYLGDEINELYENEKEEQCCV, encoded by the coding sequence ATGAGCAATATCCTTGAGCTAAATGACGTAACTATTCGTTTTGGCGGAATAACAGCCGTTAAAGAACTAACCATGAATGTTCCTAAAGACAAGATAATCGGCTTAATCGGACCAAATGGAGCAGGTAAAACAACAGTTTTTAACCTTATCAGTGGTTTTTATAAGCCTACTGAGGGTGAAATCTTCTTTAAACAAGAAAAAATATCTGAAAAAAGTACTCACGAAATTTGCGGGCGAGGGGTTGCTCGAACCTTCCAAAACATTCGCCTTTTTACTAACCAAACAGCCTTAGAAAACGTTATGGTTGGCGGGCATGTTAGGCGAAAATATGCTTGGTGGACTATTCCTTTATGCCTTCCCAGTGCTATGAAAGAAGAAAGAGAGATTAGACGCAACGCTTATGAACTCTTAGAGCGATTAAGTTTAGCAGAATATGCCGACGAACTTGCTACCTCTCTACCTTATGGGGCTCAAAGACGCTTGGAAATAGCCAGAGCTTTGGCGACTCAGCCTAAATTGTTATTGCTAGATGAACCTGCCGCCGGAATGAACCCTCAAGAAAGTTTAGAATTGCTTGATTTTATTAAAGAAATTCGCTCTGAGTTTGATTTAAGTATTTTGTTAATCGAACATGATATGAAAGTAGTTATGGGCGTTTGTGAACATATTTGGGTGTTGGAATATGGTAGCTTAATTGCTAATGGCAACCCACATGAAATACAGAAAAACCCTGCTGTTATCGCCGCTTATCTTGGTGATGAGATTAATGAACTTTATGAAAATGAAAAGGAAGAACAATGCTGCGTATAA
- a CDS encoding rod-binding protein yields MSNPMDSAMAQHAVSDQNMVEKKIQLDALRSNLVPEQSKEKKLREACEGFESIFIQKMWEQMRKTVPKEGYLHSKDEEIYQSMFDQEFAKKMSSAGGIGLGDMLYEQLSQQLGDSARTKTPNKRYEPLPIEPTRLEVLQTPPINYQAYYNQGQDSLNLLNNVSAANSALYSALDEQLEAIPKEESEDEKLINNALSDLEIFSKTQAAMNNANIQTAQVAQVAQPLQQPVANLGENVPKQPSAIGRVTSPRNSLAQSRQSISPIDRVHAQASSADAKAELETLKQAQNTAARTARKVQKQQNSAQNGMNAPYNQIQNQQPINMQAVQAMAIDPNASIANMDSTFNPEIDGITASTGTQIIPPEVRAKIEERQKASQAQLSSLGKQNNIQANGANNVPLSAMTPEQAQVAQSEVPAGSKIIVEPPQAVQGARIQERSLGSNSAPAVFGRTTLQPQPNLSQSQQVPVSENTQTKGQLPLKDAKLSSNFGWQENIKGEKIWNTGVTLAANEAKEVSAFMDGELAFAGKHDEYGDLIVVDHKNGLKSYYGNAKLNQNTNGSQPQVGDQILSGTNFAKLSTDEQNQPNSLYFEVRKGELALNPLNFLTNTEFNV; encoded by the coding sequence ATGAGTAACCCAATGGATAGTGCTATGGCACAACACGCCGTATCAGACCAAAATATGGTCGAAAAAAAGATACAACTTGATGCCCTGCGAAGCAATTTAGTTCCCGAACAAAGCAAAGAAAAGAAATTACGTGAAGCTTGTGAGGGTTTTGAATCCATCTTTATTCAAAAAATGTGGGAACAAATGCGTAAAACCGTTCCCAAAGAAGGTTATCTCCACAGTAAAGATGAAGAAATTTATCAATCTATGTTCGATCAGGAATTCGCAAAAAAAATGTCGAGTGCGGGTGGAATAGGTCTTGGCGATATGCTTTATGAGCAACTTAGTCAACAGCTCGGAGACAGCGCCAGAACAAAAACCCCAAACAAAAGATATGAGCCTTTACCTATAGAGCCAACTCGTTTGGAAGTTTTGCAAACTCCTCCAATCAATTATCAGGCTTATTATAATCAAGGACAAGATTCGTTAAATCTTCTTAATAACGTGAGTGCCGCCAATAGTGCGTTATATTCCGCATTAGACGAACAACTTGAAGCAATTCCCAAAGAAGAATCAGAAGACGAAAAACTTATAAACAACGCCCTTTCTGATTTGGAGATTTTCTCAAAAACTCAAGCCGCAATGAATAATGCGAATATACAAACCGCACAAGTAGCACAAGTAGCACAACCTTTACAACAACCTGTAGCTAATTTAGGCGAAAATGTTCCAAAACAACCTTCTGCCATTGGTAGAGTTACTTCACCAAGAAACAGTTTGGCTCAATCTCGCCAAAGTATCAGCCCGATAGACCGAGTACATGCTCAAGCCTCAAGTGCTGATGCAAAAGCGGAACTTGAGACTTTAAAGCAAGCTCAAAATACTGCCGCTCGCACGGCTCGTAAAGTTCAAAAACAACAGAATTCTGCACAAAACGGCATGAACGCACCTTATAACCAAATACAAAATCAACAGCCCATCAATATGCAGGCCGTTCAAGCAATGGCGATTGACCCTAATGCAAGCATTGCCAATATGGATTCTACTTTTAACCCTGAAATCGACGGAATAACCGCCTCAACAGGTACTCAAATTATTCCGCCTGAAGTAAGAGCAAAAATAGAAGAACGCCAGAAAGCATCGCAAGCACAGCTCAGTTCCCTTGGAAAACAAAATAATATTCAGGCAAACGGAGCAAATAACGTTCCTCTTTCCGCTATGACCCCAGAACAAGCTCAAGTCGCTCAAAGCGAAGTTCCGGCAGGTTCTAAAATCATAGTAGAACCGCCTCAAGCCGTACAAGGTGCAAGGATTCAAGAGCGTTCTCTCGGATCAAACTCCGCACCGGCCGTCTTTGGTCGCACAACTTTACAACCGCAACCAAATCTCAGCCAAAGCCAACAAGTTCCCGTAAGCGAAAATACCCAAACCAAGGGGCAACTACCGCTTAAAGACGCCAAACTAAGTTCAAACTTTGGTTGGCAGGAAAATATAAAGGGTGAAAAGATTTGGAATACGGGAGTAACCCTTGCCGCTAATGAAGCCAAAGAGGTTTCTGCTTTTATGGACGGCGAGTTAGCTTTCGCAGGGAAACACGATGAATACGGCGATCTTATAGTTGTAGACCATAAAAACGGTTTAAAAAGTTATTACGGAAACGCAAAACTAAACCAAAATACAAACGGATCTCAACCACAAGTCGGAGACCAAATTTTATCTGGCACTAATTTTGCTAAACTTTCAACAGACGAACAAAATCAACCAAACAGTTTATATTTTGAAGTCAGAAAGGGTGAACTCGCTTTAAATCCCTTAAACTTCTTAACAAATACTGAATTTAATGTTTAA
- a CDS encoding ABC transporter ATP-binding protein — protein MLRITDLHVWYGGIHAVKGISLNIPKGQIVTLIGANGAGKSSTVRAITGLVKQVSGEINYKRPNGENIKLLSNTMVMLPEDIVKVGIAMSPEGRRILPHLTIEENLQLGAYIRNDKEGILKDMDWVYTLFPRLKERAWQKGGTLSGGEQQMLAVGRALMSNPDLLILDEPSLGLAPILVRELFNTICQINAMGKTILLIEQNAFAALHIAHRAYILEVGSIVLEGEGKKLLTDPKVKSAYLGG, from the coding sequence ATGCTGCGTATAACTGATCTGCATGTATGGTATGGCGGGATTCACGCTGTAAAAGGCATTTCTTTAAATATCCCCAAAGGTCAGATTGTTACTTTAATTGGTGCGAATGGTGCGGGAAAAAGCAGTACGGTGCGCGCTATTACGGGCTTGGTTAAACAGGTTTCCGGCGAGATTAATTATAAGCGTCCCAACGGCGAAAATATTAAGCTGTTGTCAAATACTATGGTAATGCTACCTGAAGATATTGTTAAAGTCGGAATAGCCATGAGCCCTGAGGGACGACGTATTTTACCTCACTTAACCATTGAAGAAAATTTACAGCTTGGGGCGTATATTCGTAATGATAAAGAAGGCATCTTAAAAGATATGGATTGGGTTTATACTCTCTTTCCACGTCTTAAAGAAAGAGCCTGGCAAAAAGGCGGAACTTTATCAGGCGGAGAACAACAAATGCTTGCCGTGGGTAGGGCGTTAATGAGTAACCCCGACCTATTGATTTTAGATGAACCTTCTTTGGGCTTAGCACCTATTTTAGTGCGTGAGCTGTTTAATACGATTTGTCAAATTAACGCTATGGGAAAAACAATTTTGTTGATTGAACAAAATGCGTTTGCTGCCTTGCATATTGCACATCGAGCCTATATTCTCGAGGTTGGTTCTATAGTCCTTGAAGGCGAAGGCAAAAAACTTTTGACCGACCCAAAAGTAAAAAGTGCTTATCTTGGCGGTTAG
- the flgK gene encoding flagellar hook-associated protein FlgK, with the protein MAIGLNSLLNIGNGALFASQAAINVTGNNIANVDNQAYSRQAVRLEANHSIDFYPGQIGQGVTAAEVYRYFDRFIEKSYLDKYSSQNRYETQNGILRSIENIFNETNSPGISSLFDKFLKDWQQIAQRPDDMATRSALLANTSNFTKVIRDTDLSMVKVQREIDKLVEANVEEANKLIQQIADLNKQIQIHNDPGKNNANSLMDARDEATRKLSSIIDIDVIDRGGGNYSITTRAGKTLVNDSDHFGLVFKPSNSQADLMPNSAFTGNVTAVGDDYNEYTLEITQAIDNSTVPPTPAQFRVSLDGGRTWLRNDDGSVQLFDVTDKDSPVRVHNIEVSFSENFEALQAGDKFTVMPKSGVYYDHPTKGLENITPMIMPDGSDREGRMTGGAIAGLLITRDYEIGKIRDKLQAFAQSLTWEVNRLHSQGTGTEKLSYLLGTYQVRDSNIPLGSDASTLAWRDRLNQLANVQYNATTGQVESVKPGNVTFFIYDKTTGDPIMSKALDFSHKLSAFGNGFDPTIHSLDDVATAINNSFLDPNTNQPLLNAAVVDGRLQINPTDPNQTTFGMVDDTSGILAALGVNTFFSGGENPQSLAIRDEIGVNLNLINAARINGGAEANGGDNITAKAIGDLASTKVSIRASFERPMSQTLGTYYNGIVAQVGANTSAASFNAQMNRTMASDLDSRQEEIRGVNLDEEMANLIKYQSSYKAAAKLITTADQMLQTVLSLKN; encoded by the coding sequence ATGGCTATTGGTTTAAACAGTCTTTTAAATATTGGTAACGGAGCCCTCTTTGCCAGTCAAGCCGCAATTAACGTAACCGGCAACAATATCGCCAACGTTGATAACCAAGCTTATTCACGTCAAGCAGTTAGACTTGAAGCAAATCATTCTATCGATTTTTACCCCGGTCAAATAGGACAAGGGGTAACCGCCGCCGAAGTTTATCGCTATTTCGACAGATTTATCGAAAAATCATATTTAGATAAATATAGCTCTCAAAACCGCTATGAAACTCAAAACGGTATTCTTCGTAGTATAGAAAATATTTTCAACGAAACAAACTCTCCGGGAATTTCTTCTTTGTTTGATAAGTTTTTAAAAGACTGGCAACAAATTGCTCAAAGACCCGACGATATGGCAACACGCTCTGCCTTGCTTGCCAATACTAGCAACTTTACCAAGGTAATCAGAGATACTGACCTCTCTATGGTCAAAGTTCAAAGAGAAATAGATAAATTAGTAGAAGCAAACGTTGAAGAAGCCAACAAGCTGATTCAACAAATAGCAGACCTAAATAAACAAATTCAAATACACAACGATCCGGGAAAAAATAACGCCAACTCCTTAATGGACGCAAGAGACGAAGCCACCAGAAAACTCTCTTCTATCATTGATATAGACGTTATAGACAGAGGGGGAGGCAACTATTCCATCACCACTCGTGCCGGAAAAACTCTTGTGAATGATAGCGACCATTTTGGCTTAGTCTTTAAGCCAAGCAATTCTCAAGCCGACCTTATGCCTAACTCTGCTTTTACGGGAAATGTAACGGCTGTTGGCGATGATTATAACGAATATACCCTTGAAATAACTCAAGCGATCGACAACAGTACTGTTCCACCAACTCCCGCACAGTTTAGAGTTTCATTGGACGGCGGACGTACTTGGTTGCGTAACGATGACGGATCTGTTCAGCTTTTTGATGTTACCGATAAAGACAGCCCTGTCAGGGTACATAATATCGAAGTTTCTTTTTCTGAAAACTTTGAGGCCCTGCAAGCAGGCGATAAATTTACCGTTATGCCGAAATCAGGCGTTTATTATGATCACCCGACCAAAGGGCTTGAGAATATTACACCAATGATTATGCCTGATGGAAGCGACCGTGAAGGACGTATGACGGGCGGAGCTATAGCCGGTTTATTAATCACTCGTGATTACGAAATAGGCAAGATAAGAGATAAACTTCAAGCCTTTGCTCAAAGTTTAACTTGGGAAGTAAACCGCCTTCACAGCCAAGGTACAGGTACCGAAAAACTCAGTTATCTTTTGGGAACTTATCAAGTACGCGATTCTAATATCCCTCTCGGTTCAGACGCATCAACCTTAGCTTGGCGTGATCGTTTAAACCAACTTGCAAACGTGCAGTATAATGCGACAACGGGACAAGTTGAAAGCGTTAAACCCGGAAACGTAACATTTTTTATTTACGATAAAACAACCGGCGACCCGATTATGTCGAAAGCTCTTGATTTTAGCCATAAATTAAGTGCGTTTGGTAACGGTTTTGACCCAACAATACATTCTTTGGACGATGTTGCTACAGCAATTAATAACAGCTTTCTAGACCCAAATACAAACCAGCCTTTATTGAATGCCGCCGTCGTTGACGGAAGATTACAAATAAATCCTACAGATCCAAACCAAACAACTTTTGGAATGGTTGATGATACTAGCGGAATTTTAGCAGCCCTTGGCGTAAACACCTTTTTCAGTGGCGGCGAAAACCCTCAAAGTCTTGCAATTAGAGATGAGATCGGGGTTAATCTTAACCTGATTAACGCAGCCCGCATTAACGGCGGAGCAGAAGCCAACGGTGGAGACAACATAACCGCCAAGGCTATTGGTGATCTTGCCAGTACAAAGGTTTCTATTAGAGCATCTTTTGAACGCCCGATGAGTCAAACTCTTGGTACTTATTACAACGGAATAGTAGCTCAAGTGGGTGCAAACACCTCCGCAGCGTCGTTTAACGCACAAATGAACCGTACAATGGCAAGCGATTTAGATTCACGCCAAGAAGAAATACGTGGCGTTAACTTAGATGAAGAAATGGCAAACTTGATTAAATATCAATCATCATACAAAGCGGCTGCCAAGTTGATCACAACCGCAGACCAAATGTTACAAACTGTTTTGTCTCTAAAAAATTAA
- a CDS encoding GyrI-like domain-containing protein: protein MNQDITILDLPATTVISKRFITSLETIAEDMGKVFTDLLNELTEAEAAMMAPPFALYYCEDFDPKHIDTEVCLPVSPNIAKLKDKIKTIEAVQGGASIIHKGPYNTTEPSYCKLFTWINGNEKVKNGPIREIYLNDPDVVKPEEILTQIVVPV from the coding sequence ATGAATCAAGATATTACCATTTTAGACTTACCGGCTACAACAGTGATTTCAAAACGCTTTATCACAAGTTTAGAAACAATAGCCGAAGATATGGGAAAAGTATTTACTGATTTACTTAACGAACTAACAGAAGCCGAAGCCGCCATGATGGCGCCACCTTTTGCTTTATATTACTGTGAAGATTTTGATCCTAAACATATTGATACTGAAGTTTGCCTGCCTGTTTCTCCTAATATAGCTAAGCTAAAAGATAAAATAAAAACCATAGAGGCTGTTCAAGGCGGTGCAAGTATTATTCACAAAGGTCCGTATAATACAACAGAACCTAGCTATTGTAAGCTTTTTACTTGGATTAATGGAAATGAAAAAGTAAAAAATGGCCCTATTCGTGAAATATATTTAAACGACCCTGATGTAGTAAAGCCTGAAGAAATATTGACTCAAATCGTTGTGCCTGTTTAA